A region of Lycium barbarum isolate Lr01 chromosome 1, ASM1917538v2, whole genome shotgun sequence DNA encodes the following proteins:
- the LOC132632279 gene encoding aspartyl protease family protein 2-like gives MERNTPSIPFLFTIFFTLHLTNSLEYQSLTLHSLPQPQPQSLSWSTQELEQQNFDENTLSVQLHHVDLLSLSSFNTTSHALFKLRLKRDAVRAKSISTLAAAVANANGTVKGFSSSVISGLSQGSGEYFTRIGIGTPPKYAYLVLDTGSDIVWIQCSPCKKCYSQSDPVFDPTKSSSFTSLSCDSPLCRRLDSPGCNNHNKCLYQVAYGDGSFTVGEFSTESFMFRKTSINDIAFGCGHDNEGLFVGAAGLLGLGKGKLSFPGQAGTRFGEKFSYCLADRTGSASSKPSYIVFGESAVTKNTIFTPLLTNPKLDTFYYVELTGISVGGTKVPAITPELFKLNAYGNGGVIVDSGTSVTRLTRPGYIAVRDAFRLGAKDLKRAPEFSLFDTCYDMSGKTEVKVPTLVLHFKGGDVALPASNYLIPVSSDGRFCFGFAGTNSGLSIIGNIQQQGFRVVFDVAGSRLGFAPRGCS, from the exons ATGGAAAGAAACACTCCTTCAATACCATTTCTCTTCACTATTTTCTTCACCCTTCACCTTACTAATTCTCTTGAATATCAATCACTTACCTTACATTCTCTCCCTCAAcctcaacctcaatccctctcaTGGTCTACTCAAGAACTAGAACAACAAAATTTTGACGAAAATACCCTTTCTGTACAATTACACCATGTAGACTTACTCTCACTTTCATCCTTTAACACCACATCACATGCATTGTTCAAACTCCGTCTTAAACGTGACGCCGTTAGAGCAAAATCTATCTCCACCCTTGCTGCTGCGGTTGCTAATGCTAACGGCACCGTTAAGGGCTTTAGTAGCTCTGTTATCTCTGGTCTTTCTCAGGGTAGCGGCGAGTACTTCACACGTATCGGCATAG GTACTCCTCCCAAGTATGCTTACTTAGTTCTCGACACCGGAAGCGACATCGTTTGGATCCAATGTTCGCCTTGCAAAAAATGCTACTCACAATCCGACCCGGTTTTTGACCCGACAAAATCCTCCTCCTTCACTTCTCTGTCCTGCGATTCTCCGTTGTGTCGCCGGCTCGACTCGCCCGGCTGCAACAACCACAACAAATGTCTCTACCAAGTCGCTTACGGCGACGGTTCTTTCACCGTAGGCGAATTCTCAACGGAAAGTTTCATGTTCAGAAAGACGAGCATTAACGACATTGCCTTTGGTTGCGGTCATGATAATGAGGGTTTGTTTGTTGGAGCAGCTGGTTTATTAGGTTTAGGTAAAGGGAAGTTATCATTTCCGGGTCAAGCCGGTACCCGGTTCGGTGAAAAATTCTCTTACTGCCTCGCGGACCGGACAGGTTCGGCTTCATCCAAACCATCCTACATTGTTTTCGGGGAATCAGCTGTTACGAAAAATACCATTTTTACCCCTCTCCTCACAAACCCAAAGCTCGACACATTTTATTACGTCGAGCTCACGGGGATCAGTGTCGGAGGTACTAAAGTACCTGCGATCACCCCAGAGCTGTTCAAACTCAACGCTTACGGTAATGGTGGTGTCATTGTTGATTCGGGTACATCAGTGACCCGGTTGACCCGACCCGGTTATATAGCAGTGAGGGATGCTTTTAGATTGGGTGCTAAGGATTTAAAAAGAGCACCGGAGTTCTCGTTGTTCGACACGTGTTATGATATGAGTGGCAAAACGGAAGTGAAGGTACCAACATTGGTGTTACATTTTAAAGGAGGTGACGTGGCGTTGCCAGCGAGTAATTATTTGATACCTGTGAGCAGTGATGGGAGGTTTTGTTTCGGGTTTGCGGGTACGAATAGCGGGTTGTCTATTATTGGGAATATTCAACAACAGGGTTTTCGGGTCGTGTTTGATGTTGCGGGTTCTCGGTTAGGGTTTGCTCCTCGCGGCTGTTCTTAG
- the LOC132609837 gene encoding ribulose bisphosphate carboxylase large chain-like, whose product MGNATLALKRPSPNGATYGRPLLGCTIKPKLGLSAKNYGKAVYECLRGGLDFTKDDENVNSQPFMRWRDRFLFCAEALYKAQAETGEIKGHYLNATAGTCEEMMKRAVFARELGVPIVMHDYLTGGFTANTSLAHYCRDNGLLLHIHRAMHAVIDRQKNHERNLN is encoded by the exons TATGGTCGTCCCCTGTTGGGATGTACTATTAAACCTAAATTGGGGTTATCCGCTAAAAACTACGGTAAAGCTGTCTATGAATGTCTTCGCGGTGGACTTGATTTTACCAAAGATGATGAGAACGTGAACTCACAACCATTTATGCGTTGGAGAGATCGTTTCTTATTTTGTGCCGAAGCACTTTATAAAGCACAGGCTGAAACAGGTGAAATCAAAGGGCATTACTTGAATGCTACTGCAGGTACATGCGAAGAAATGATGAAAAGAGCTGTATTTGCTAGAGAATTGGGTGTTCCGATCGTAATGCATGACTACTTAACGGGGGGATTCACCGCAAATACTAGCTTGGCTCATTATTGCCGAGATAATGGTCTACTTCTTCACATCCACCGTGCAATGCATGCGGTTATTGATAGACAGAAGAATcatgagagaaatttaaa TTGA